A genomic stretch from Malus domestica chromosome 15, GDT2T_hap1 includes:
- the LOC139191922 gene encoding uncharacterized protein produces the protein MTRSSQTVHILDFNNDFERDLRRKRRHPEPSKPSSSSEAESEFEEVKEEVMAADNRTIKELSASGLTNAAPLCIQYPAAAQGKTDEFELKSSLLHHIPKYHGLSMEEPNKHLKEFEVVCSSMTPINVDGNILMMKAFPFSLLEKAKDWLYELAPGTVTSWDSMKRAFLEKFFPTSRVILLRKRISGIQQDRGESFPSYYERFKSLVASCPQHQMKEELLIQYFYEGLLPMERQMLDASARGALVDKTPGAAKVLIANRAHNAQQYEGVGQRDPPRPQVNEVSSMPEIQSQLANLTSIVSQLAEGMKIHGPSVCGVCSMQGHANDQCPQLIENGGWESANAVGFGNQNQPRHDPYSNTYNPGWRDHPNFKWRDPQQPQQQGGFRQQPPGFYTKPFVPNQNQVQSAPTTSGMSLDNDQVVKLLTTLTQEVQTQNKERQIQDKRVDNLEKQMGQIAEFMGQIREQGRLPSSTVMNPKGGFETAKAIMLKSGKQVGTASNTSKSSQDEEDKLLQEEAQGAKPKAKDDQTLPNSSIPPKPSQTTKV, from the exons atgacgcggagttctcaaactgtgcatatcttggactttaacaacgattttgaacgtgatttgagaagaaagaggaggcatcccgaacctagtaaacctagttcaagttcagaggccgaatctgagtttgaagaagtgaaagaagaagttatggcagcagacaatcggaccattaaagagctttcggcctcggggttgaccaatgctgcaccattatgcattcaataccccgcggctgcccaaggcaagaccgatgaattcgagttgaagtcaagcttgttgcaccatattccgaaataccatgggctttccatggaagagcccaacaagcatctcaaggaattcgaggttgtttgttcgagcatgacacccataaATGTCGACGGGAAcattctgatgatgaaggcttttccattctcacttttggaaaaggcgaaggattggctttacgagttagcacccggaacggttacatcttgggatagtatgaaaagagctttcttggagaagtttttcccaacttcaagagtcattctcttgaggaaacggattagtggcatccaacaagatcgaggtgaatcatttccttcttattatgaacgttttaaatcacttgttgcttcttgtccacagcatcaaatgaaggaggagctgctcattcaatacttctacgaaggactccttcccatggaacgccaaatgcttgatgcctcggcgagaggtgcgttggtggataaaactccaggggctgcaaaagttctaattgccaaccgagcacataatgcacaacaatacgaaggtgttggacaaagagaccccccacggccacaagtgaatgaggtaagttctatgcccgaaattcaatcccaattagctaaccttacttctattgtttctcagttggccgagggaatgaagattcatggaccaagtgtgtgtggcgtgtgctctatgcaaggacatgccaatgatcaatgccctcaattgattgagaatggcggttgggaatctgccaatgccgtgggttttgggaaccaaaatcaaccacgccatgatccatactctaatacctacaatccggggtggagggaccatccaaatttcaaatggcgggatcctcaacaaccccaacaacaaggaggatttaggcagcaaccaccgggcttttatacaaagccattcgtccccaatcaaaaccaagtgcaatctgccccaacaacctcaggtatgtctttggataatgatcaagttgttaagttacttactactttgacgcaggaagtacaaactcaaaataaggagagacaaatccaagacaaacgggtggacaatttggagaagcaaatgggtcaaattgcagaatttatggggcaaattagagaacaaggcagattgcctagttcaaccgttatgAACCCAAAAggaggatttgaaaccgctaaggccatcatgttaaaaagtggtaaacaggttggaacggcctcaaatacatccaaatcaagtcaagacGAGGAGGATAAGTTGCTGCAAGAAGAAGCACAGGGAGCAAAGCCCAAGGCCAAGGATGACCAAACCTTGCCGAATTCATCTATTCCTCCTAAACCGTCccaaaccaccaag gtttag